A stretch of the Salvelinus fontinalis isolate EN_2023a chromosome 22, ASM2944872v1, whole genome shotgun sequence genome encodes the following:
- the LOC129820352 gene encoding basic salivary proline-rich protein 3-like → MIGRADIEGSKSDVAGTPTQENQRPPPRTTRNPHPGKPGTPTQENQGPPPRKTRDPHPGQPGTPTQENQGLHPGKPGTPTQENQGSHPGKPGTPPRKTRDPHPRIPGTPTQEYQGPPPRKTRDPHPRIPGTPTEENQGPPPRKTRDPHPGQPGTPTQENQEPPPRKTRDPHPRIPGTPTQDNQGPPPRKTRDPHPGNQGPPPRKTRDPHPGKPRIPIQENQGPPPRIPGTPTEENQGPPPRKTRDPHPGKPGTPTQDNQGPPSYVKIFVLVA, encoded by the exons ATGATAGGAAGAGCCGACATCGAAGGATCAAAAAGCGACGTCGCTG GGACCCCCACCCAAGAAAACCAGAGACCCCCACCCAGGACAACCAGGAACCCCCACCCAGGAAAACCAGGGACCCCCACCCAGGAAAACCAGGGACCCCCACCCAGGAAAACCAGGGACCCCCACCCAGGACAACCAGGGACCCCCACCCAGGAAAACCAGGGACTCCACCCAGGAAAACCAGGGACCCCCACCCAGGAAAACCAGGGCTCTCACCCAGGAAAACCAGGGACCCCACCCAGGAAAACCAGGGACCCCCACCCAAGAATACCAGGGACCCCCACCCAAGAATACCAGGGACCCCCACCGAGGAAAACCAGGGACCCCCACCCAAGAATACCAGGGACCCCCACAGAGGAAAACCAGGGACCCCCACCCAGGAAAACCAGGGACCCCCACCCAGGACAACCAGGCACCCCCACCCAGGAAAACCAGGAACCCCCACCGAGGAAAACCAGGGACCCCCACCCAAGAATACCAGGGACCCCCACCCAGGACAACCAGGGACCCCCACCCAGGAAAACCAGGGACCCCCACCCAGGAAACCAGGGACCCCCACCCAGGAAAACCAGGGACCCCCACCCAGGAAAACCAAGGATCCCCATCCAGGAAAACCAGGGACCCCCACCAAGAATACCAGGAACCCCCACCGAGGAAAACCAGGGACCCCCACCCAGGAAAACCAGGGACCCCCACCCAGGAAAACCAGGGACCCCCACCCAGGACAACCAGGGACCCCCATCATATGTCAAGATTTTTGTTCTTGTTGCCTGA